The genomic interval CGTTCAACCCATTCGCAGAATATTCCGGTTAATGCGATCGAGAAGGGAAATTCAGGCAGGTTATAGAGAGCCGAGACCAGGGGCTTATAGGAGTTTTGATATATTTCTTCGCAGTCTTTTGAATCTAGCCCCGCCGGGAAAGCGCAACAAGTGCCGAAACACAGCTGGATATGTTTTGCCTCGTTTTTCACCATCACCTCGACTTTCCGTTGATTATACCCCAAGTGGACAGTATTTTAAAGCGGGTTTCAGGAAAGTTTTTACGCTCTATGAGACAGCCGTGGTCAGCGGTTGCGCAAAATGCAAACTGCTCGTTATGTCCGCTTACCGGGCAAGTCCAGGACGAAGCTGATTCGATCGAAACGAGCGATATCAGATTTTTCGGACACATTCGAACGCAAGTACCGCATCCAGTGCATTGTTCAGTAACGAAAATTCTTCCTTTTTTTAAGATTATCGCATCGGATGGGCACGCGACAGCGCAGGATCCCAGGCCGAGGCATCCGTAACGGCACATGAGATTACCCTGGAAGACCTTTGAAAGGGTGCTGCAATTCATATATCCTGAAACAGAAAAAAACTCAGGAGATTCAGGAGAAATTCTGTCGCAATGAATAATCGCTTTCATCTTTTGCGGATCTGCATGAACTATCGAATCGTCCTTCGGAAAAGCAGCAGGCCGAATCGATTCTGCTTGATTCCGAACGCCCAGTTTATGAAAGAACAGAAATAATAAAAAAACCAGGACTAAAAGCGACGCAAAAACGAGCAGCGCGGTAAGAATTGCTGTAAAAATCATTTAAAAGCCTCTTCAAGCCACCATGACGCTTCTGTTACGTGAAGAACCATGAATAGCATCCCTAAAGATATAAGGGCAAGAGGAGCTCCCTTGAAATCGGCCTGAAGATTTGATTCTCTATAACGGGTTCTGATCGCTTTGAGAAGCACGATTCCTATAAGCAGCGACAGCATTGAAAAAAAGGAGATCAACAGGCACTCTTTGAAGCTTGTTCCCTCATGAAGCGAGAAAAAAACAATGGCAAACAGATAGAATCTGTCGCTTGCGTTGAAACTTCGCATGCGCCGGCTCGCCAAGTTCAAGACGCCCTGGATAAGGCCGCACCCTAGAACAATATACATCGGCGCGAGAAATGAAACGCCGTGCGGCTGCAGGAGCGCAGAAAGAGGATAATACAATACCGCGACGCTGAGGATAATTTGAAAAAATAATAGAAACAAATCTGCGCTGAGTTTAACGCGTGAACGCGAATCGATGAAGACTTTTTCTAAACCGATTCCGTATACGAGAAGTACCGATGAAGAGATGATATAGAAAATAAATGTTTCAAAATAATACATCAGGGCAATCTCCTGAGGGAACGGACTTTCCGTTGCACGTATTTTCCCGCCCACGTGATCAAACCGAGCA from Teretinema zuelzerae carries:
- a CDS encoding 4Fe-4S binding protein, giving the protein MIFTAILTALLVFASLLVLVFLLFLFFHKLGVRNQAESIRPAAFPKDDSIVHADPQKMKAIIHCDRISPESPEFFSVSGYMNCSTLSKVFQGNLMCRYGCLGLGSCAVACPSDAIILKKGRIFVTEQCTGCGTCVRMCPKNLISLVSIESASSWTCPVSGHNEQFAFCATADHGCLIERKNFPETRFKILSTWGIINGKSR